In Synechocystis sp. PCC 6714, the following are encoded in one genomic region:
- a CDS encoding sigma-70 family RNA polymerase sigma factor, translating into MIRQSQQGDAEAFRQLYRRYQAKVRSTLYQLCGQHQLDDLVQEVFLRVWKGLPKLRNHNFFATWIYRITWNVAQDARKQLGRSRQRIHQPSIAPTDNEGEISLQLSRPEDSPDLLQLHYQDLVQQGLAELSFEHRTVLVLHDLEDLPQKTIAEILNLPGGTIKSRLFYARRAMREFLQQQGVQDVF; encoded by the coding sequence ATTATCCGGCAAAGTCAGCAGGGTGATGCGGAGGCTTTTCGTCAACTCTATCGCCGGTACCAAGCTAAAGTCCGTTCCACCCTCTATCAACTCTGTGGACAGCATCAATTAGATGATCTAGTTCAGGAGGTGTTTTTGAGGGTTTGGAAGGGATTGCCCAAACTCCGCAATCACAATTTTTTTGCCACCTGGATTTATCGCATTACTTGGAATGTGGCCCAGGATGCCCGCAAACAATTGGGGCGATCGCGCCAACGGATTCACCAACCGAGTATTGCCCCGACCGACAACGAAGGAGAAATTTCCTTACAATTGTCTCGGCCAGAGGACAGCCCCGATTTGTTGCAACTCCATTACCAAGATTTGGTGCAACAGGGTTTAGCTGAGCTCAGTTTTGAGCATCGGACTGTGTTGGTGCTCCATGATCTCGAAGATCTGCCCCAAAAAACCATTGCGGAAATACTTAATTTGCCGGGGGGGACGATCAAATCTCGTTTATTCTATGCCCGGCGAGCCATGCGTGAATTCTTGCAACAACAGGGAGTTCAAGATGTCTTTTAA
- a CDS encoding Spy/CpxP family protein refolding chaperone — protein MKNIIIASLLSGLVCTVSTMPAMAQNQNLDLHWQSGDASEQLLAQWGWGNKKGGQGQWMESLDLTDSQKQQLEAIRQKYQGQMQSLSEQMRTSQNELRTLMSGNGSDSEIRAKHNQVANLRQQLGELRFNSMLESRQVLTPEQRQKFSELMQERRNSRQGRRGMGNQQ, from the coding sequence ATGAAAAACATTATTATCGCCAGTCTGCTCAGCGGCTTAGTTTGTACTGTCAGCACTATGCCCGCCATGGCCCAAAATCAAAATCTGGATTTACATTGGCAAAGTGGCGATGCCAGCGAGCAGTTGCTAGCCCAATGGGGCTGGGGTAACAAAAAAGGTGGCCAGGGCCAGTGGATGGAATCCCTTGATTTAACCGATAGTCAAAAACAACAACTGGAAGCCATTCGCCAAAAATATCAAGGTCAAATGCAATCCCTGTCGGAGCAAATGCGTACTAGCCAGAATGAGTTACGTACTCTAATGTCTGGCAATGGCAGTGACAGCGAAATTCGAGCTAAACACAATCAGGTGGCCAATTTACGACAACAACTGGGGGAACTGCGCTTCAATAGTATGTTGGAAAGCCGTCAAGTGTTGACCCCGGAACAACGGCAAAAATTTTCCGAGTTAATGCAGGAACGTCGCAATAGTCGTCAAGGCCGCCGGGGCATGGGCAACCAACAATAA
- a CDS encoding FAD-binding domain-containing protein, translating to MGRLSILLPMSDQSDHPLILLWHRRDLRLHDHLALANARRKTAKIVGVFCLDNKILQAEDMAPARVAYLLGCLESLQNHYQHLGSQLLIFQADPVQLLPRLATTLGVHTVTWTLDTEPYAQQRDLAVAQALRAQGLAIATEWDQLLHHPGQVLTQTGNAYTVYTPFWKNWRQLPKPSPVPTPKDLQGLSPTEKEKLKSLGLQNLPQLRELGFVWEKPLLLEPGEDAAQQRLAWFTTHGLEEYQQNRNFPALDGTSQLSAALKFGVISPRTLWQATLEAWEQSRSEEARANIETWQQELAWREFYQHCLYSFPELAQGPYRSPFKEFPWEENQDHFQAWCEGRTGYPIIDAAMTQLNQTGWMHNRCRMIVASFLTKDLILNWQWGELYFMQTLYDGDLAANNGGWQWSASSGMDPKPLRIFNPHTQAQKFDPEGEYIRTWLPQLARFDTGDLLTGKLTPGSRRSVNYPDPVVDHNQQQREFKRRYQLVK from the coding sequence ATGGGAAGGCTGTCGATTTTGTTGCCCATGTCTGACCAGTCTGACCATCCTTTGATTTTGCTGTGGCATCGTCGGGATTTACGCCTCCATGATCATTTAGCTTTGGCCAACGCCCGACGGAAAACCGCCAAAATTGTCGGGGTCTTTTGCTTAGATAACAAAATTCTTCAAGCGGAGGATATGGCCCCAGCTCGGGTAGCTTACCTGCTCGGTTGCCTAGAATCTTTGCAGAATCATTACCAGCACCTGGGCAGTCAATTATTGATCTTCCAAGCAGATCCGGTGCAGTTGTTACCTAGATTAGCCACCACCCTTGGAGTCCATACCGTTACTTGGACTTTGGATACGGAACCCTACGCCCAGCAACGGGATTTGGCAGTGGCCCAGGCTCTCAGGGCACAGGGTTTGGCGATCGCCACGGAATGGGATCAACTGCTTCATCATCCAGGACAAGTGTTAACCCAAACGGGCAATGCCTATACGGTTTATACTCCCTTTTGGAAAAATTGGCGCCAGTTACCCAAACCTAGCCCTGTGCCTACTCCCAAGGATTTGCAGGGTTTGAGTCCAACAGAAAAGGAAAAACTCAAATCTCTAGGACTCCAGAATCTGCCCCAATTAAGGGAGCTGGGTTTTGTGTGGGAAAAACCTCTACTTTTGGAACCTGGGGAAGACGCAGCCCAGCAAAGATTGGCTTGGTTTACGACCCACGGGTTGGAAGAATATCAGCAAAATCGTAATTTTCCAGCCCTGGATGGCACATCCCAACTGAGCGCTGCCCTCAAATTTGGAGTGATTTCTCCCCGAACCCTGTGGCAAGCCACCCTAGAAGCTTGGGAGCAAAGTCGCAGCGAGGAAGCCCGAGCCAACATTGAAACCTGGCAACAAGAATTGGCCTGGAGGGAATTTTACCAACACTGCCTCTACAGCTTTCCTGAATTAGCCCAAGGCCCCTATCGATCGCCGTTCAAGGAATTTCCCTGGGAAGAAAACCAAGACCATTTCCAAGCCTGGTGTGAAGGCAGAACCGGTTACCCAATTATCGATGCGGCCATGACTCAGTTAAACCAGACTGGCTGGATGCACAATCGTTGCCGCATGATTGTGGCTAGTTTTTTAACCAAGGATTTAATTCTCAATTGGCAATGGGGAGAGCTGTATTTTATGCAGACCCTATACGACGGTGACTTAGCGGCTAATAATGGGGGCTGGCAGTGGAGTGCTTCCAGCGGTATGGACCCCAAACCCCTACGGATTTTTAACCCCCATACCCAAGCCCAGAAGTTTGACCCGGAGGGGGAATATATCCGCACTTGGTTGCCCCAGTTGGCCCGGTTTGACACAGGAGATTTGTTAACCGGTAAACTCACCCCCGGGTCACGGCGATCGGTCAATTATCCAGATCCAGTAGTGGATCACAATCAGCAACAACGGGAATTTAAACGCCGTTATCAATTGGTCAAATAA
- the rimI gene encoding ribosomal protein S18-alanine N-acetyltransferase, with amino-acid sequence MVTAPCSGYDLFYPHREDLPQFAQLDSQCLGEMWTLAGYEREWDSENGVLLGIRSMTGGYLVAMGCFWQILEEAHITLLAVAQEHRGKGLGKMMLQSLLAEASRRQLERATLEVRASNEIAIGLYRQFGFQRAGCRKRYYPDGEDALILWKNRLILPVPLT; translated from the coding sequence ATGGTTACAGCGCCTTGCTCCGGGTATGACCTTTTTTATCCCCATAGGGAAGATTTGCCCCAGTTTGCCCAGTTGGATAGTCAGTGCTTGGGAGAAATGTGGACCCTGGCGGGCTATGAGCGGGAATGGGACAGTGAAAATGGTGTTTTGCTAGGAATTCGCTCAATGACCGGGGGATACCTGGTGGCCATGGGGTGCTTTTGGCAAATTTTAGAAGAAGCTCATATCACTCTGCTGGCTGTGGCCCAGGAACATCGGGGTAAAGGATTGGGGAAAATGATGCTCCAGTCCCTCTTGGCAGAGGCAAGTCGCCGGCAATTGGAGCGAGCCACCCTAGAAGTGCGGGCCTCTAACGAGATTGCCATTGGGCTTTACCGTCAATTTGGGTTTCAACGGGCTGGGTGCAGAAAACGTTACTATCCCGACGGAGAAGATGCGCTGATTCTCTGGAAAAATCGATTAATTTTGCCCGTCCCGCTGACATAA
- a CDS encoding NAD(P)/FAD-dependent oxidoreductase, protein MNAPSSPRRPHVVIVGGGFAGLYTAKHLRRSPVEVTLIDKRNFHLFQPLLYQVATGSLSPADIASPLRGVLKGQKNVQVLMDEVVDIDPDKQKVVLKDHPPIAYDWLVVATGVSHHYFGNDHWAALAPGLKTIEDALTMRQRIFAAFEAAEKESDPERQQAWLTFVIVGAGPTGVELAGAIAEIAHSSLKDNFHRIDTRQAKILLIEGVDRVLPPYKPQLSARAQRDLEDLGVTVLTERMVTDITPEQVTVYNGDQSETIVGKTVLWAAGVRASSLGKVIGDRTGAELDRAGRVMVNPDLSVASFDNIFVLGDLANYSHQGDRPLPGVAPVAMQQAAYLAELIPARLKQREILPFYYTDYGSLAVIGQNKAVVDLGFAQFTGLVAWMIWVWAHVYYLIEFDNKLIVMLQWGWNYFTRGRGARLITDTVHHQPLSTVGKNKELVRP, encoded by the coding sequence ATGAATGCCCCCAGCTCCCCCCGTCGTCCCCATGTGGTTATTGTGGGGGGCGGCTTTGCCGGTCTTTACACTGCGAAACATTTACGCCGATCGCCGGTGGAAGTCACCCTAATCGACAAACGTAACTTCCATCTTTTCCAACCTCTATTGTACCAAGTAGCCACAGGGAGCCTTTCCCCAGCGGACATTGCCTCCCCATTGCGGGGAGTACTAAAGGGGCAAAAAAATGTCCAGGTGTTAATGGATGAAGTGGTTGACATTGACCCCGATAAGCAAAAAGTGGTGCTCAAGGATCATCCCCCCATCGCCTACGACTGGTTAGTGGTGGCCACCGGGGTGAGTCATCATTACTTTGGCAATGACCACTGGGCCGCCCTGGCACCGGGGTTAAAAACCATTGAAGATGCTTTGACTATGCGCCAAAGGATTTTTGCTGCTTTTGAAGCGGCGGAAAAGGAAAGTGATCCAGAGCGACAACAGGCTTGGCTAACCTTCGTTATTGTCGGAGCTGGCCCCACGGGGGTGGAATTGGCCGGGGCGATCGCCGAAATTGCCCATAGTTCCCTCAAGGATAACTTCCACCGCATCGACACCCGGCAGGCAAAAATTTTGTTAATTGAAGGGGTGGACCGGGTTTTGCCCCCCTATAAACCCCAACTTTCCGCCCGGGCCCAACGGGACTTGGAAGACCTGGGGGTGACAGTATTGACCGAAAGAATGGTCACCGACATTACCCCGGAGCAAGTGACAGTGTATAACGGTGATCAATCGGAAACCATTGTGGGCAAAACGGTACTCTGGGCTGCTGGGGTAAGGGCTTCGAGCCTTGGTAAAGTCATTGGTGATCGTACCGGCGCTGAGCTAGACCGGGCCGGTCGGGTGATGGTAAACCCTGATTTGAGCGTGGCTAGTTTTGACAATATCTTCGTGTTAGGGGATTTGGCCAATTATTCCCACCAAGGCGATCGACCCTTGCCAGGAGTGGCCCCCGTTGCCATGCAGCAGGCGGCCTACCTTGCTGAACTGATTCCCGCCCGTTTAAAACAACGGGAAATTCTTCCCTTTTACTACACCGATTACGGTAGTTTGGCGGTGATTGGCCAGAACAAAGCTGTGGTGGACCTAGGTTTTGCCCAATTTACAGGCCTAGTGGCTTGGATGATTTGGGTATGGGCCCACGTTTACTATCTGATTGAATTCGACAATAAGTTAATTGTCATGTTGCAGTGGGGCTGGAATTATTTTACCAGAGGCCGAGGAGCACGCTTAATTACCGATACTGTTCATCACCAACCACTGTCCACTGTGGGCAAGAACAAGGAATTAGTGCGCCCGTGA
- a CDS encoding o-succinylbenzoate synthase, translated as MGKSYQVNFYPYNFSLPSPVVTAHGTWRQRQGLIVQLADRQGRVGRGEIAPLPWFGTEDLASATNFCRNLHGQISPEQIGKIGDRLPCCGFAFGSGEWEVNGKGLVELPLNPLSYCQLLPTGKKTLDYLTSGQKLTASTVKWKIAVNDFPTERDLYLQLLDQLEQCPGEINLRLDANGGLDLAIAQQWLQLLDRQRENTSVKVQYLEQPLPAGEIDDIFRLQRNFVTPIALDEAVCSLSQLQALYDRHWPGIYILKAAIMGDPRTLADWLNKHPIPAIFSSVFETAIARHQVLTLAQRWNLPDHAVGFAPPREPIIEATPD; from the coding sequence ATGGGCAAATCCTATCAAGTTAACTTTTATCCCTACAATTTTTCTTTACCCAGCCCGGTGGTGACCGCCCACGGTACTTGGCGACAGCGCCAAGGATTGATTGTTCAGTTAGCCGATCGCCAGGGCAGAGTTGGCCGGGGGGAAATTGCTCCCTTACCCTGGTTTGGCACAGAAGATCTGGCCAGTGCCACTAACTTTTGCCGCAATCTCCATGGTCAGATCAGCCCCGAGCAAATTGGAAAAATTGGCGATCGCCTGCCCTGTTGTGGGTTTGCTTTTGGTTCAGGGGAGTGGGAGGTGAATGGAAAAGGTTTGGTCGAACTGCCCTTAAATCCCCTCAGCTATTGTCAACTATTGCCGACGGGAAAAAAGACCTTAGATTACCTAACCTCAGGGCAAAAGCTAACCGCCAGTACTGTTAAATGGAAAATTGCTGTGAATGATTTCCCGACGGAACGGGATTTATATCTACAACTCTTGGACCAATTAGAGCAATGCCCCGGGGAGATAAATTTGCGACTGGATGCCAACGGTGGTTTGGACTTAGCCATTGCCCAACAATGGTTACAACTGCTCGATCGCCAAAGGGAAAATACTTCAGTGAAAGTGCAATACCTGGAGCAACCCCTACCTGCTGGGGAAATTGACGATATTTTTCGACTACAGCGAAATTTTGTCACCCCCATTGCCCTGGATGAAGCGGTGTGTAGCCTGTCCCAGCTCCAAGCACTTTACGATCGCCATTGGCCAGGAATTTACATTCTCAAAGCGGCCATCATGGGTGATCCGAGAACCCTAGCAGATTGGTTGAATAAACATCCCATTCCCGCCATTTTCTCCTCCGTCTTCGAAACGGCGATCGCCAGGCATCAGGTTTTAACCCTAGCCCAACGGTGGAACTTACCAGACCATGCCGTTGGCTTTGCTCCCCCCAGGGAACCGATTATAGAGGCCACCCCAGACTAG
- a CDS encoding thioesterase family protein, with protein MSDSPKPQLPPGPQGDHSLVPRPELQAVTEKWFEIMVRVQPHHTDYGGVVWHGTYLTWLETARVECLRSVGVDFADLVKLGCDLPVVHLGLRYHRPIRLGQTAVVKVQMQEIEKVRLEWQNQVVCLETGELCVSGKITLVAIDPDKGKIMRRLPPAVQEHFLKLRQYLQGF; from the coding sequence GTGAGTGATTCTCCCAAGCCCCAACTCCCCCCAGGCCCCCAAGGTGACCATAGCCTAGTGCCCCGACCGGAACTGCAAGCTGTGACCGAAAAGTGGTTTGAGATTATGGTCCGGGTACAACCCCACCACACTGATTACGGCGGCGTTGTTTGGCACGGCACCTACCTGACCTGGTTAGAAACCGCCCGGGTGGAATGTTTACGATCCGTTGGCGTAGATTTTGCTGACTTGGTCAAGCTAGGTTGCGATTTGCCTGTGGTTCATTTGGGTCTGCGCTACCACCGTCCCATCCGCCTGGGACAAACGGCCGTAGTTAAGGTGCAAATGCAAGAAATTGAGAAAGTGCGGCTGGAATGGCAAAATCAGGTTGTTTGCTTAGAAACAGGAGAACTATGCGTCAGCGGCAAAATTACCCTTGTGGCGATCGACCCGGATAAGGGCAAAATCATGCGTCGTTTACCCCCGGCAGTACAGGAACATTTCTTAAAACTGAGGCAATATTTACAAGGTTTCTAA
- a CDS encoding DUF445 domain-containing protein → MINYSVLFTLALPPIAGGIIGYFTNDLAIKMLFRPYKPLFIGPYQLPFTPGLIPRNQERLAKRVSDTIMGSLLTPEELQRLARKLLQRERVEGALGWLLQLALKQIREDKQQKTGQILANILRDLFSESLPRLLKALARQDNFLSDQINRIFDQILLEFRLSELQSRQFADWLLGTVLPPDTIRLALVDFLSDRNIQVIDEGFREKTSGTYWVVANLFGVRNSLTRLRAFCLEEKETANLRLKELLLSLEIRNRLKDWLQQLSLENLPVSTVRQLRRTTGEVVRTYIRERGEPFLKDFGESVDWDNVAVIIVNRLQSSTAVTGSLGLVSEELASILERYLEDDLEKLVKQIIPILAIDQVIINRIKETSAADLETAVQAIVRSELQAIVNLGGVLGLIIGGLQTGFFLVSRGF, encoded by the coding sequence ATGATTAATTACTCCGTACTCTTCACCCTAGCTTTACCTCCCATTGCCGGGGGAATTATTGGCTATTTCACCAACGATCTAGCCATCAAAATGCTATTTCGTCCCTACAAACCCCTATTCATCGGGCCATACCAACTGCCCTTTACCCCCGGGTTAATTCCCCGCAACCAAGAACGTTTGGCCAAACGGGTTTCCGACACCATTATGGGGTCTTTGTTAACCCCAGAGGAACTCCAGCGGCTGGCCCGTAAGCTACTGCAACGGGAACGGGTGGAAGGGGCTTTGGGATGGTTATTGCAACTAGCGCTGAAACAAATTCGGGAGGATAAACAACAAAAAACCGGCCAAATTCTGGCTAATATTTTGCGGGATTTATTTAGTGAGTCTTTACCCCGCTTACTCAAAGCCCTAGCCCGGCAGGATAATTTTTTATCGGACCAGATTAACCGTATTTTTGACCAAATTCTGCTGGAATTTAGACTGTCGGAATTGCAATCCCGCCAATTTGCTGATTGGTTATTAGGCACAGTTTTACCGCCGGATACAATTCGCTTAGCGTTGGTGGACTTTTTGAGCGATCGCAATATTCAGGTGATTGACGAAGGTTTTCGGGAAAAAACCAGTGGTACCTATTGGGTGGTGGCCAATTTATTTGGGGTGCGTAATTCCCTCACCCGTCTGCGGGCTTTTTGCTTAGAAGAAAAAGAAACGGCCAATTTGCGATTGAAGGAACTATTGCTCTCCTTGGAAATTCGTAACCGTCTGAAAGACTGGTTGCAACAATTGTCTTTGGAAAATTTGCCAGTTTCCACTGTGCGGCAATTGCGGCGGACTACGGGGGAAGTGGTGCGGACCTACATTCGGGAACGGGGGGAACCTTTCCTCAAGGATTTTGGCGAATCGGTGGATTGGGATAATGTGGCGGTGATTATTGTCAATCGCCTCCAGTCCTCCACTGCGGTCACCGGTTCCTTGGGTTTGGTCAGCGAGGAGTTGGCCTCAATTTTGGAGCGGTATTTAGAGGACGATTTGGAAAAACTGGTCAAGCAAATTATTCCCATTTTGGCCATTGACCAGGTAATTATTAACCGGATCAAGGAAACTTCCGCCGCCGATTTGGAAACCGCTGTCCAGGCCATTGTCCGTAGTGAACTCCAGGCCATTGTCAACTTGGGGGGAGTGCTGGGGTTGATCATTGGCGGTCTACAGACTGGCTTTTTCCTAGTCAGCCGTGGTTTTTGA
- a CDS encoding DUF3038 domain-containing protein has protein sequence MSDAAVVVEEQASVLKTLPDFPLSNQRCASQLQQRLDLLLLAIEALDVGAASKMLASAESLGLQSIVPHALALWRLRCTNPWRRSYNRTLLTLDQAKALTAIAHYQAKPLNVTMRQLLIAERQMRVKQLPVGTNFLLSDYLDQFRSHFGSRMNHRRAKVSVLLASEPAMDDFALGLLNQLLFCTGTIGLERLWISLFDGEVT, from the coding sequence ATGTCTGATGCCGCTGTTGTTGTTGAAGAACAGGCCTCTGTGCTAAAAACTTTGCCGGATTTTCCCCTGTCCAATCAGCGGTGCGCCAGCCAATTGCAACAGCGCCTTGATTTACTGTTACTGGCGATCGAGGCGTTGGATGTGGGGGCAGCCTCCAAAATGCTGGCCAGTGCGGAAAGTTTAGGTTTGCAGTCTATTGTTCCCCATGCCCTGGCCCTGTGGCGATTGCGCTGTACTAACCCCTGGCGACGTTCCTACAATCGCACCCTCCTCACCCTGGATCAAGCCAAGGCCCTAACGGCGATCGCCCATTACCAGGCCAAGCCGTTGAATGTGACCATGCGTCAATTGCTCATTGCGGAACGGCAAATGCGGGTTAAACAACTGCCGGTGGGCACTAATTTTTTATTGTCGGATTACCTAGACCAATTCCGTTCCCATTTTGGTAGTCGGATGAATCACCGCCGGGCTAAAGTATCGGTGCTGTTGGCCTCAGAACCGGCCATGGATGATTTTGCGCTGGGTTTGCTGAACCAATTGTTGTTTTGCACTGGCACCATCGGTTTGGAACGTTTATGGATTAGCTTGTTTGACGGAGAAGTGACTTGA
- a CDS encoding DUF4335 domain-containing protein: MPNCTLILEGMATGADPSSGNQDLQIILNARCQFLGTNQSLEGGRAFLEALAKAVNDYAQGCLSGIPHPAETKGENGEWAELTPLPEQALHRLVWHPPADESSEAIAVDLSTVELFDLVEAVDQFIGDQHTLPDFSLTLEPLSRRHRQPDEPFTQRAIPASLGALGLAFFALVIYWLPIPEIREPEVDSGNTPNLVQPDNGNPTDGPTP; encoded by the coding sequence TTGCCCAACTGCACCCTTATTCTGGAGGGTATGGCCACTGGCGCCGACCCCAGTTCCGGTAATCAGGATTTACAAATTATCCTCAATGCCCGTTGTCAATTTCTGGGCACCAATCAGAGTTTGGAAGGGGGGCGGGCTTTCCTGGAAGCATTGGCCAAGGCAGTTAATGACTATGCCCAGGGCTGCTTAAGTGGCATTCCCCACCCAGCGGAAACCAAGGGAGAAAATGGGGAATGGGCCGAGTTGACCCCATTACCGGAGCAGGCCTTACACCGTTTAGTCTGGCATCCCCCGGCCGACGAGTCTTCCGAGGCGATCGCCGTTGACCTGAGCACAGTGGAACTATTTGATCTGGTGGAAGCAGTGGACCAATTCATTGGCGATCAGCACACGTTACCGGATTTTTCCCTCACCCTAGAGCCCCTTTCCCGGCGCCACCGTCAACCGGACGAACCCTTTACCCAACGGGCTATTCCGGCCAGCTTGGGAGCTTTGGGCCTGGCATTCTTTGCCCTAGTTATCTATTGGTTGCCCATCCCTGAGATTCGGGAACCGGAAGTAGATTCCGGCAATACTCCCAATTTAGTCCAGCCAGACAATGGCAATCCAACGGATGGCCCTACTCCCTAG
- a CDS encoding SIMPL domain-containing protein: MGILKFSASVLLLSGTILTAMPLSPLGANDMQQLLTVTGQASESVPTSLTEAQLTVEVQADTAGQVQTAIADRSNRLVEYLRSQRVDKLQTQGLQLQPNYVYSNNERRLEGYIGTNTVSFQYPSDQVGKILDEAVRMGASRIDGIRFIATPEILKVAEQKALVAAAADAQAQARVVLSSLNLTPKNIVRIVINPSPGQPVPVFRSGVATSAMAESAPTPIIGGDQTVQATVTLEIAY, encoded by the coding sequence ATGGGCATACTTAAATTTTCTGCATCTGTGCTGTTACTGTCCGGCACCATTTTGACCGCTATGCCCCTCTCTCCCCTGGGGGCTAACGATATGCAACAACTGCTCACTGTCACTGGCCAAGCTTCGGAATCTGTTCCCACTAGCCTTACCGAAGCCCAATTAACCGTGGAAGTTCAAGCTGATACCGCTGGCCAAGTCCAAACGGCGATCGCCGACCGGAGTAATCGCCTGGTGGAATATCTACGCAGTCAACGGGTGGATAAATTGCAAACCCAGGGGCTTCAACTGCAACCCAATTATGTTTACAGCAATAATGAAAGAAGGTTGGAGGGGTACATTGGCACCAACACCGTCAGTTTCCAGTACCCCAGCGACCAGGTGGGAAAAATCCTTGATGAGGCGGTGCGGATGGGGGCCAGCCGCATAGATGGCATTCGGTTCATTGCCACCCCTGAAATCCTCAAAGTTGCGGAACAAAAAGCACTAGTGGCCGCCGCTGCCGATGCCCAAGCCCAGGCCCGGGTGGTGCTGTCCAGTCTCAATTTGACTCCTAAAAATATTGTCCGCATCGTTATCAACCCCAGTCCGGGGCAACCCGTACCTGTTTTTCGCAGTGGAGTGGCCACATCCGCCATGGCCGAATCAGCTCCGACCCCCATCATCGGGGGCGACCAAACGGTGCAGGCCACGGTAACCCTAGAAATCGCCTACTAG
- a CDS encoding prohibitin family protein, which produces MNKQPSFEGWQSIVGGLIAALLVLLSFNSFVVINPGQAGVLSVLGRAQDGALLEGIHFKPPLVSSVDIYDVTVQKFEVPAQSSTKDLQDLSASFAINFRLDPTEVVTIRRTQGTLQNIVAKIIAPQTQESFKIAAARRTVEEAITKRSELKEDFDNALNSRLEKYGIIVLDTSVVDLAFSPEFAKAVEEKQIAEQRAQRAVYVAQEAEQQAQADINRAKGKAEAQRLLAETLKAQGGELVLQKEAIEAWREGGAPMPKVLVMGGEGKGSGVPFMFNLTDIAN; this is translated from the coding sequence ATGAACAAACAACCATCCTTTGAAGGCTGGCAATCCATTGTCGGTGGTCTCATCGCCGCCCTGTTAGTCCTGTTGAGTTTCAACTCCTTTGTGGTCATTAACCCAGGGCAAGCCGGGGTCCTGAGTGTGCTGGGGCGGGCCCAGGATGGAGCTTTGCTAGAAGGCATTCATTTCAAACCACCCCTAGTGTCGTCGGTGGATATTTATGATGTGACGGTGCAAAAATTCGAAGTGCCGGCCCAAAGTTCCACCAAGGATCTACAGGATCTGTCCGCTAGCTTTGCCATTAACTTCCGCCTTGATCCCACGGAGGTAGTTACCATTCGCCGGACCCAGGGCACTTTGCAAAATATTGTGGCTAAAATCATTGCCCCCCAAACCCAGGAATCTTTTAAAATTGCTGCCGCTCGCCGCACAGTGGAAGAAGCGATCACTAAACGAAGTGAATTGAAGGAGGATTTTGACAATGCCCTCAATTCCCGGTTAGAAAAATACGGCATCATTGTCCTGGATACGAGCGTGGTGGATTTGGCTTTTTCCCCTGAGTTTGCCAAGGCAGTGGAGGAAAAGCAAATTGCTGAACAGCGAGCCCAGCGGGCCGTGTATGTCGCTCAGGAAGCAGAACAACAGGCCCAGGCGGATATTAATCGAGCTAAGGGGAAAGCGGAAGCCCAACGTTTGTTGGCGGAAACTCTAAAAGCCCAAGGGGGTGAGTTAGTTTTGCAAAAAGAAGCGATCGAAGCCTGGCGGGAAGGTGGGGCTCCCATGCCCAAGGTTTTAGTAATGGGAGGGGAAGGCAAAGGTTCTGGGGTTCCCTTTATGTTTAATCTGACGGATATTGCCAATTAA
- the upp gene encoding uracil phosphoribosyltransferase — MASQLRVYVPEHPLIKHWLGVARDESTPPVLFKTAMAELGRWLTYEAGRYWLPTVDTEVQTPLAIAKASLIDPQTPFVIVPVLRAGLALLEGAQGLLPLAKIYHLGLVRNETTLEPSLYLNKLPDQFAPGTRLLLLDPMLATGNTIMAALDLLMARDIDASLIRLVSVVAAPSALQKLSNAHPSLTIYTAMIDEQLNDRGYIVPGLGDAGDRCFGT; from the coding sequence ATGGCCTCTCAATTGCGTGTTTATGTGCCAGAGCATCCCTTGATCAAGCATTGGTTGGGAGTAGCTAGGGATGAAAGCACGCCGCCGGTTTTGTTTAAAACTGCCATGGCGGAACTAGGGCGCTGGTTGACCTACGAAGCGGGGCGCTATTGGCTACCCACGGTGGATACAGAGGTGCAAACTCCCCTGGCGATCGCCAAAGCCAGTCTGATAGACCCCCAAACGCCCTTTGTGATTGTGCCCGTTTTAAGGGCGGGATTGGCCCTGTTGGAAGGAGCCCAGGGTTTATTGCCCCTGGCCAAAATTTACCATCTGGGGCTAGTGCGGAATGAGACCACTTTGGAGCCCAGTCTTTACCTCAACAAACTACCAGACCAGTTTGCCCCCGGCACCCGCCTTCTCCTGTTGGATCCCATGTTAGCTACAGGGAATACCATCATGGCCGCCCTAGATTTACTCATGGCCCGGGACATTGATGCTAGCTTAATCCGCTTAGTTTCCGTGGTGGCCGCCCCCAGCGCCCTCCAAAAATTGAGTAATGCCCATCCGAGTTTAACCATCTACACCGCTATGATCGATGAACAACTAAACGACAGAGGTTACATTGTCCCTGGTTTGGGGGATGCAGGCGATCGTTGCTTTGGTACCTAA